The following are encoded together in the Streptomyces sp. NBC_00341 genome:
- a CDS encoding TadE/TadG family type IV pilus assembly protein — protein sequence MNGNRRGSRRERGQVAIEYLGFIPLLLLVGLCAIQLGIAAYTVNQAGTAARVAARTAGQDDPAGSPEQAGASAISGWLADGLSWGSSSGTDDVTYTAHVEIPSIIPGLDLGQATRSSTMPRD from the coding sequence ATGAACGGAAACAGGCGCGGCTCCCGTCGTGAGCGCGGCCAGGTCGCCATCGAGTACCTGGGGTTCATCCCGCTGCTGCTGCTGGTCGGCCTCTGCGCCATCCAGCTCGGCATCGCCGCGTACACCGTGAACCAGGCGGGCACCGCCGCGCGCGTCGCCGCCCGCACGGCCGGCCAGGACGACCCGGCCGGGTCACCCGAGCAGGCCGGCGCGAGCGCGATCAGCGGCTGGCTCGCGGACGGCCTGAGCTGGGGCTCATCGAGCGGAACCGACGACGTCACGTACACCGCCCACGTGGAGATCCCCAGCATCATCCCCGGCCTCGATCTGGGGCAGGCCACACGCAGCTCCACCATGCCGCGCGACTGA
- a CDS encoding TadE/TadG family type IV pilus assembly protein, translating into MATTRTAADTCTGGGIGRGTGEAAASGGSRDRYGGRGRDRGQTAIEFVGVTPLIILLLVLLWQCALFGYTFTLASNAADMGARAGGGAQGNRGAACESAANEDLPDAWKSGSIGCGEGGAGLYRATVRLSVPVLVPGVLDWGPTVTGEAASVKEG; encoded by the coding sequence ATGGCGACCACGCGGACGGCGGCGGACACCTGCACGGGCGGGGGCATAGGCAGGGGTACGGGCGAAGCCGCGGCCTCGGGCGGGAGTCGTGACCGCTACGGGGGCCGGGGCCGCGACCGCGGACAGACCGCGATCGAGTTCGTCGGGGTGACGCCCCTGATCATCCTGCTGCTCGTGCTGCTCTGGCAGTGCGCCCTGTTCGGCTACACGTTCACCCTGGCCAGCAACGCGGCGGACATGGGGGCGCGGGCCGGGGGCGGGGCGCAGGGAAACCGAGGAGCCGCCTGCGAGAGCGCGGCGAACGAGGACCTGCCCGACGCCTGGAAGTCCGGCTCCATCGGCTGCGGTGAGGGCGGAGCCGGCCTGTACCGGGCCACGGTCAGACTCAGCGTGCCCGTCCTGGTGCCCGGCGTACTCGACTGGGGGCCGACGGTCACCGGCGAAGCGGCTTCGGTGAAGGAGGGCTGA